In one Tripterygium wilfordii isolate XIE 37 chromosome 22, ASM1340144v1, whole genome shotgun sequence genomic region, the following are encoded:
- the LOC119991170 gene encoding uncharacterized protein LOC119991170, whose protein sequence is MKERGKAVEMYNSDMFSEYGSSSDLQCTKHPQSSSVGVCAYCLEDRLMKLVCSNCGEQRRSCCSCSSEVSSNRNSNAVEVGSVGRMSFLIENEQKDQPTPKPKSDIDNKTNEVFLLKRSSSSCVEIKRKRGFWRIGRLFGKKREKNCERSSVGGGTDEKSDLWVVDYMGVSRSRSLCSFRAGGFFGSEDGGDMMSFSGARSSISAARTSISAARRSGFSEGEPRKSGFSEAEPRRSGYDSERRDSTFMEHESSGLNGATRRIFSLREGNFTSVDGSGFIDLKFDFPSEGKTEFPALKQSVQLDPDSGFGSMREDVNGREGDFIRGGSCRITVSDRGIKKSRKSFKRWRWIFRQHPTARKKDEDFVVKPCENPQKW, encoded by the coding sequence atGAAAGAGAGGGGCAAAGCAGTGGAGATGTACAACAGCGACATGTTCTCGGAGTATGGTTCGTCGTCGGATCTTCAATGCACGAAACACCCACAATCGTCTTCCGTGGGTGTATGCGCTTACTGTCTCGAGGATAGGTTGATGAAGCTGGTTTGCTCAAATTGTGGGGAGCAGCGTCGGTCGTGCTGCTCTTGCTCTTCTGAGGTCTCGTCCAATCGCAATTCAAATGCTGTTGAGGTAGGCAGTGTTGGTCGCATGTCGTTTCTcattgaaaatgaacaaaaagatcAACCAACCCCGAAGCCCAAAAGTGATATTGATAACAAAACAAATGAGGTTTTCTTGCTCAAGAGGAGTAGTAGCAGCTGTGTTGAGATCAAGAGAAAAAGAGGGTTTTGGAGGATTGGGAGGTTGTTtgggaagaaaagagagaagaattgTGAGAGAAGTAGCGTTGGAGGAGGGACTGATGAGAAAAGTGACTTGTGGGTTGTCGATTACATGGGTGTTTCGAGGTCCAGGTCTCTCTGCAGTTTCAGGGCAGGTGGGTTTTTTGGATCAGAAGATGGAGGTGACATGATGTCATTCTCGGGTGCTCGGAGCTCCATTTCGGCTGCTCGGACCTCCATTTCAGCTGCTAGAAGAAGTGGGTTCAGTGAAGGAGAACCAAGAAAGAGCGGATTCAGTGAAGCAGAGCCAAGAAGAAGTGGGTATGATAGTGAAAGAAGAGACAGTACTTTCATGGAGCATGAAAGTTCTGGTCTTAATGGAGCAACCAGACGCATATTTTCACTCAGAGAAGGGAATTTCACTAGCGTAGATGGTTCAGGCTTCATtgacttgaaatttgatttCCCATCAGAAGGAAAAACAGAGTTCCCTGCTTTGAAACAGAGTGTTCAATTAGATCCAGACTCTGGTTTTGGTAGCATGAGAGAAGATGTCAATGGTAGGGAAGGTGATTTCATTAGAGGGGGTTCATGTAGAATCACAGTGAGTGACAGAGGGATCAAGAAGAGCAGGAAAAGTTTCAAGAGATGGAGATGGATTTTCAGGCAACATCCAACTGCAAGGAAGAAAGATGAAGATTTTGTGGTCAAACCATGTGAAAACCCACAAAAATGGTAG
- the LOC119991230 gene encoding uncharacterized protein LOC119991230, with product MYVTRPLSMFKRFPQALSETPPEGPNSGILVILDEEAQPTGSSCFGLCKSGLLPNLPFPQNKNLKIQYTVGQSTEVNPVILIPALDQPLSSNRYYAIQPKGSHIGEAFTNSREEDKSTCCFCNCIKDLKPQPFDHHNMYQQFEIRRRDWGCYTAKSVAPDGFPPSFLRRKGWTVYASTPKDFDLAEARGLDTTLRARLPDFNNFPLTHKTSPSVVVGKWYCPFLFIKEGTLKDQISRSRYYEMTLEQRWEQIFACESSPKQGNQVFVDVNVQKEVVQFGDGREVVQDNSIDGEMWFRSQAGDAIASVGLSLAIVDRMKWEEERFGWSSNGNEREVRVKRVEEFKGMGEWTKFGCYVLVERFVLKRMDRSLVLTYEFRYTQQIRAKWE from the exons ATGTATGTGACAAGGCCTCTGTCCATGTTCAAAAGGTTCCCTCAAGCTCTGTCAGAAACTCCCCCAGAGGGTCCAAACTCTGGTATTCTAGTAATCCTAGATGAAGAAGCTCAGCCTACCGGTTCCTCTTGTTTTGGATTGTGCAAGAGTGGACTACTCCCAAACCTTCCTTTTCCGCAAAACAAAAACCTCAAAATCCAATATACTGTTGGCCAGTCTACTGAAGTTAACCCTGTTATCTTAATTCCTGCTCTTGATCAACCATTGTCTTCTAATAGGTACTATGCAATACAACCAAAGGGAAGCCACATAGG GGAAGCATTCACAAACTCAAGAGAGGAGGACAAGAGTACCTGCTGTTTCTGCAATTGTATTAAGGACTTAAAACCACAACCCTTCGACCATCACAACATGTATCAGCAATTCGAGATTCGACGTCGAGACTGGGGCTGTTATACGGCAAAATCTGTAGCTCCTGATGGTTTTCCTCCATCATTCTTGAGGAGAAAGGGTTGGACAGTGTATGCCTCCACTCCAAAAGACTTTGATTTAGCTGAAGCCAGAGGCCTTGACACAACTCTCCGCGCTCGCCTCCCCGACTTCAACAACTTCCCTTTAACGCATAAAACTTCGCCATCAGTAGTTGTAGGGAAGTGGTACTGTCCATTTCTGTTTATCAAAGAAGGAACACTCAAGGACCAGATTAGCAGATCAAGGTACTACGAGATGACACTTGAACAGAGATGGGAGCAGATTTTCGCGTGCGAAAGTAGTCCGAAACAAGGCAATCAAGTGTTTGTTGATGTTAATGTGCAGAAAGAAGTGGTTCAGTTTGGTGATGGGAGGGAGGTTGTGCAAGACAATAGCATCGATGGAGAGATGTGGTTCCGCAGCCAGGCAGGGGATGCAATTGCAAGCGTGGGGTTGAGTTTGGCAATTGTTGACAGAATGAAATGGGAGGAAGAGAGATTTGGTTGGAGCAGCAATGGGAATGAAAGGGAAGTGAGagtgaagagagttgaggagTTTAAAGGTATGGGAGAGTGGACCAAGTTTGGGTGCTATGTGTTGGTGGAGAGGTTTGTGTTGAAGAGAATGGATAGGAGTTTGGTTCTCACATATGAGTTTAGGTATACTCAACAGATTAGAGCCAAATGGGAATGA
- the LOC119991229 gene encoding uncharacterized protein LOC119991229, producing MYVTRPMSMYKRSPEALSETPPDGPNSGILVILDEEAQPTCCFGLCKSGRLRDLPFPQNKNLKIQYTQSDSQNQTSTDVNRVILIPALDQPLSSNRYYAIQPKGSHQGEAFTNSREEDMSTCCFCNCIRDLKPQPFDNHNMHQQFEIRRRDWGGYTAKSVAPDGFPPSFLRRKGWTVYASTPKDFDLAEAKGLDTTLRARLPDFNNFPLTHKTSPSVVVGKWYCPFLFIKEGTLKDQISRSRYYEMTLEQRWEQIFACESSPKQGNQVFIDVNVLKEVVRLGDGRETVQDKGVDGETWFRSQAGDARVGLSLAIVDRMKWEEERFGWSSNGNEREVRVKRVEEFKGKGEWTKFGCYVLVERFVLKRMDRSLVLTYDFRHTQQIRAKWE from the exons ATGTACGTGACAAGGCCTATGTCCATGTACAAAAGGTCCCCAGAAGCTCTGTCAGAAACTCCCCCTGATGGTCCAAACTCTGGTATTCTAGTAATCCTAGATGAAGAAGCTCAGCCGACCTGTTGTTTTGGATTGTGCAAGAGTGGACGACTCCGAGACCTGCCCTTCCCACAGAACAAAAACCTCAAAATCCAATATACCCAAAGCGATAGCCAGAACCAGACTAGTACTGATGTTAACCGTGTTATCTTAATTCCTGCTCTGGATCAACCATTGTCTTCTAATAGATACTACGCAATACAACCAAAGGGAAGCCATCAAGG GGAAGCATTCACAAACTCAAGAGAGGAGGACATGAGTACCTGCTGTTTCTGCAACTGTATTCGGGACTTAAAACCACAACCTTTCGACAATCACAACATGCATCAGCAATTCGAGATTCGACGTCGAGACTGGGGCGGTTATACGGCAAAATCTGTAGCTCCTGATGGTTTTCCTCCATCATTCTTGAGGAGAAAGGGTTGGACAGTGTATGCCTCCACTCCAAAAGACTTTGATTTAGCTGAAGCCAAAGGCCTTGACACAACTCTCCGCGCTCGCCTTCCCGACTTCAACAACTTCCCTTTAACGCATAAAACTTCGCCATCAGTAGTTGTAGGGAAGTGGTACTGTCCATTTCTGTTTATCAAAGAAGGAACACTCAAGGACCAGATTAGCAGATCAAGGTACTACGAGATGACACTTGAACAGAGATGGGAGCAGATTTTCGCGTGCGAAAGTAGTCCGAAACAAGGCAATCAAGTATTTATTGATGTTAATGTGCTGAAAGAAGTGGTTCGGTTGGGTGATGGGAGGGAGACTGTGCAAGACAAAGGCGTTGATGGAGAGACGTGGTTCCGCAGCCAGGCGGGGGATGCAAGGGTGGGGTTGAGTTTGGCAATTGTTGATAGAATGAAATGGGAGGAAGAGAGATTTGGTTGGAGCAGCAATGGGAATGAAAGGGAAGTGAGagtgaagagagttgaggagTTTAAAGGTAAGGGAGAGTGGACCAAGTTTGGGTGCTATGTGTTGGTGGAGAGGTTTGTGTTGAAGAGAATGGATAGGAGTTTGGTTCTCACATATGATTTTAGGCACACTCAACAGATTAGAGCCAAATGGGAATGA